From Gracilimonas sp.:
GCACGGTAATAATAGGTGGTATTCTCAACCGGGGTTGAATCCGTAAAGGTGGTATCACCAATTACCGATGTATTCAATCGTGTTGCGGCGGTTGAATCTGAGAATGAAGATGTTGATCGGTACACATTATATCCGCCGATATTCGGGGCCGGACTTGGACTCCAGTCAAGATCAATGGATGAAGCTCCGGCAGTAGCCGTCATATTCAAAGGGCCCGGTGTTTCAATCGGAATGATATCACTTGAGAAACGGGGAGCTAATTGAGAACCGTTAAAAGTACTTAAGACACCTATGAGGTCAAGATAGGCCGGAGGGGTATCGCCTATAATCTGTGTTTGAGCCCAGAGGCGGATATTTACGTTATTTCCACCGAATGTTTCAGCTGATACTGTAGTTGACACAGCCGATGCATTGGCAGGCCAGGTACCCGGATCTGTGATCAGGTCATTAATTCTAACCAGAGTTCCCTGTAAGTTTTGCAGGTCCGTTGATGGATCACCGCCATTTACGAAATCATTATAGGAAATGACTTTAGGATCAGGCAAGGTGTTTCCGCTGTTAAGAACAGAGATGTCGTTATTGACATCATTGACCATAACTTCCCGAAGACCGTTAAAAGTTTCCATTTCTCCTTCCACTTCCACACTGTCACCGGGGGCAATTCCTGAGACAGGTACATCACCATTGAAGGCGACAATTCCAAAATCACCGTCCTGAATATAAAAGGCAGTATTATTAACAGAAGCCTGGAAGTTAGGTGAGGTTACCACTCCACGCACGCGGACAAAGGAACTGTCAACCAAGTTTTTGGCACTTTCGATAGAAATGAATTCATTATCAGGAGTATAATATCTGATATCCTCTGAATTTGTAGGGAATAAGAGATATCCGTCAGTTGCATTAGATGATGATTGGTAAATAACTCCTGTATATTCAAAGTCATCCGGAATTACGGCACCACCTAGTTCTGTAACGTCAGTACCAGCAATCTGCATGGTAATATTTGCAGCAGTACCAGCCTCCAGTATACTGTAGTTCGTATCATTGGAAAAGTTCTGATCGGTTGTATTGACCGACAGGTTTTTAACATTTACCAGTACAGATTCATACTGCTCATAATCAGATACATTGTTTAATACGATTTCAACAGGGGTTGGGAGGGAGTTTCCGGAAGAAATAATGTCTACCGATGAGATACTGATCAATTCCTTGGTGAAACTTACCTCGCCTAAGGTCCCCGTTAACTCCACAAGGTCACCTATTTGGGCACCTGAATTAAACAGGGGGGCATTAAAGCTGGAAGTTGCATATAAGTGTAGACCGGCGTTATTCTGCTGAATCTTATATACGTTCCCGTGCTGACGGGTGATAATACCCTGTACTTTCACAGTTTCTCCATTAGCCAGTTGACGTGCATCTGCAATGGTTGTTAATGGCAGAGGAGGTGTACTGTTTTCATACCAGGCGATTTTGTCGTCTAAGCTTGAAGCGGAAACCACATCCAGATCTCCGTCATTATCCATATCTGCTGCATCAATATATCTTGGTCCGTTAATGGTTGCAGAAGTGGCTATGTTTACGGTATCCGTTACTGAGCTTCCGTCCGTAAGCAGAAGGGTAATTTCATCTCCACCTAATGATGAAAACAGAATGTCGTAAAAACCGTCACCATTGAAATCTAGCACTTCTATTTCATCCGGATAACCTGAGCTTTCATGCAGTACAGTAAGTGCTGGATTCGAGGATCCGGTGCCTTGGGTTACCGTAATGTTATTGGAAAAAGAGGTACCTATATAGCGACGGCCGAATACGATGTCTTTTATACCATCCTTGTTAAAATCAACTGATTTCATATCCGAAATCAGTTCATTGGAATAATAGTACCGGTTTTCAGCACCGGTGTTGCTAAAGTTATTATTACCCTCGTTTATTAAAGCACGTATACCTTTTCCGCTATCATATGCTATTAATGCATCCTGGTCACCATCTCCATCAAAGTCAGTGATATGAAAGTCAGAAATGTAAGTTGATGAGAAGGAACTGCTGTTGAAACTGAATACATCATTAGGTAGTTCAGCTGTGCCATCCCCGTTATTCTTATGCCACAATACTTTGGTGTAATAAGGGCTGAAGCCAGATGAAGCGGTGTAATAGAGACTAACAACCGGATCCTTTAATCCATCACCATCCATGTCAACCATTGTGAAATCTTTTAAAGTAGGTGTATAACCGCTTTGGGTAGGATAGTCGTAGAGATCATAAGGGGTGCTGAATAATCCGGAGCCCAGGTTAGGATATACTCTTACGGACCGGTTGGTTCCATCCAGAGTAACGATATCATTATCTCCATCATTATCGACGTCAGTGATTTCAATATTGTAAACAAACGTACCACTTGTGATAGGAGTACGGGAGCCGAATCCACCTGCCTGATTATTCTCAAACCAATCGAGGTTATCGTTCGTGTTCGACCAGGTTACCAAATCCTTGTACCCATCTCCATTCAGATCTCCGAAAACGGATATATATGGTTGTTCCGGTTGATTGTAGATGATGTTTTGTCCGTCGAAATAGGCACCTTCACTCTTAAGAACGGTAAAGGCATTTTGTTCTACTACGCTTCGGTTTCCGCTAATAATACTTAACTCGGCAGGTCCGGCAGCGGTAACCGGGATTTCAATGACCAATTTATTAGCATATGTAGCATCTCCTTCAGAGCTAACTATGTTAGCAACAATGTCATTGACAGAAACAGTTAAATCAGACACATCTTTGCTAAACGAGTTACCATATATTTCGACTTCTGAACCCGTAGCAGCACCTAATGGAATTACATCTGAGATTTTCAGATCGGGAACGAGGTTTCTGTAAAATTCCAGGGTTCCACCTGAAAATGGACTTCCTATAATGTCCAAATCACCATCATTATCAAAATCACGAACATCAGTTTTTCGTTGCAATCCTGCCGAAGTTCGAATAATTCTGACGTCAGAATAATCGAAGGTGCCTGTTTTTTCAATCCAGAAGAGGTAGCTGTTATTGCTCCCCAAAATGTCTTCATCACCATCGCCATCAAAATCAAGCACCTCCATCTCATAGGTTATTCCATTCCCGGTTGAAGAGCTGATCCCGATTTGGGAGCCGAAAGTGCTGTTTCCATTATTAATTAAATAAAACGTTTCGCCGGATGTTCCGGTTATGATATCCGGATAATCGTCACCATTAACATAGGAGGTAGCTACCGTGCGATAGGAAGACGAACCAAGGCTGGCTACAAGGGTAAATGAACCAGTTCCGTCATTTTCGAACCAGTTCAGGATACCATTTTGGCCGGTTACAATATCTAAATCTCCGTCTAAATCTAAATCTGATAGAGTGAAATCATAGATCAGGCTTGACCCAGTGATAATAGTTTGTTCTGTACCGAAGGTGCCATCCCCATTGCCGGCAAACCAGCTAAGCGCTCCACTTCCTAAATTACCGCCTAATAAATCTAAATTACCATCTGAATTTACATCAGCGGCTTCCATGTGATAGTTGAAGAAAGTAGTGCTAAAACCGGTTAGGTGGATTTTATTACCGAATGAACCATCGCCGTTACTCGGTAAAAATATGAGGGAATCGGTACCAAGACTTGTGAAATAGACGAGGTCTTCAAACCCATCTCCGTTAAAATCTCCTGCTGCCTGTTCTATAATTGAAGTATTAGCAACAGAAGTACCATAGGTGAAGTTACCGTTACCATCATTAATTAAAGGAATAAGTTCGTAAACGCCCCCCCCTAAACTATAATTTTCAAGCACGTCATAGTCGCCGTCTCCGTCCAGGTCCAGGCTAACTGAAATATTTGAACTGCTGTTTCCATTATCGAAGGATTCCGCAAATTCAAAATAAGCAGGTTGCTCTTTTATGACCGTGAACTTACCTGTATACTCCGCTACATCTCCATCCGTTTGAACGATCAGATCGTGAATACCGGTATTCATGGAAGGAACCGTAACGCTCAGCTTGGTAGATTGAGCCGATTCCACCGTTGCTTGAACGCCACCGATATAAACTGAACTGGAACTATTAAAACCGGAACCATATACCTGAATGGAAGAACCGGGAGCGGCGGCTTCTTTAGAAACTTTAGTTACATAGGTTACAATTTCGGTACCGGTGTTTTCGAAAAAAGATACCAAATCAGAGTTGAGGGTAGTAGAGAAAACATCCTGATCGCCATCATTATCGTAATCAGCTGCAACGATAGCATATACACCATCTTCCGTTGTACTTATTGGCGATTTAACAGTAAATGCTCCAGAGCCATCGTTCTCATACCAAGTGACCTTATCATCCTGAAAGGAGGCAGATAAAATGTCCTGATCACCGTCTCCGTCAAGATCAGCAGCATGAATCTTTCTTGGGGCGTCAGCAGTACCATTTGAGACTTGAATTTCAGAATTTACATCAAATGTCCCATCTCCATTATTTGGATACCATACAATTTTGTCATCAAGATTCGAACTGGAAGCTACATCCTGATCACCGTCTCCGTCAAAATCGGCGTGAATCACATCCCATAGACTACTTGTTGTTGAAGGAATGTCTATTTCAGCACCAAAAGTCCCGTCACCGTTATTTGGGAACCATCCAATTTGCTCATCAGTATTGGTTGCGAATAAAACGTCAAGGTCTCCATCATTATCCATATCAGTTACTCTGATAGCTCTTGGATCGGGGGCCGAAGATTTAATTTCTATACTTGAAGAAAAGGTTCCATTACCCTGGTTTTGATACCAGACTATTTTATTCGTTTTAGAAAAACCGGCAATAATATCTGTATAACCATCAGCGTCTAAATCCCCTGTGGCAATAGAACGAACCCCTACATCACCATCTGCAGCTGATAATACATTTTGAGTGGGAAAACTGCCCGAGCCATTATTTGGGAACCATGACACTTGCCCGTCGATATTATAATTTCCAGAAACAAGATCTACATACCCATCATTATTAATATCAGCCGTTGTAACTTCAAATACATCCCATATGTTGGTTGCTAAATCAACCTGAGTACCAAAAGTGCCATCACCATTATTAAAATAACCAACTATCCTGTGATCAGCTGTTGAAGCAACAATTAAATCCGGATAGGTATCGCCATTCAAGTCTGCTAAATCTACATCCCTGGGATTCAAAAGAGTACCAGGGAGGGTGTTATTTGAAGAAAAACTCGCATCTACTGCATTCAATACAGTAAAACCAGAAGTAGTATCACTACCGTAATAGTTACCAACGGTAACGTCATTAAATCCAATATTTGTCTGAGGTACTTCAACTACAAGTTTAGATTCTGATGAACTGATTAAATTAGCTTGTACTCCTCCGAATGACACATTTAAAAGAGCATTCGAAAAACCACTCCCGTATATAGCCACTGTAGAAAATGGACTGGCTGCATTTGGTTGGATGTTTGATATTTTTACCGGCGTAGTGTCTAAACCTGTGATTGAAATATCATCTAAAAATACGGCATCAATACCGTTGGGATCGTCTTGACTTCCGTTCTTGGAAAACCAAAAGTCGATATAATATTCTCCGGCTGGAAGGTCATAAACAGGACTATTTGTCCATGGAATGTCTCCCGAAGCAGAATCAACTACAGTTCCGGCAATTTCCAGATAAAAGAAATCAGAATTTTGCTCAGTACTAAGTCTATATTGGAACTGTAGTGTCCCGCCACCCTCAGCGATATGAACCCAAATTCCTGTATTACTGTTTTCGGAATGATTGATAACACCACTTCTGATGCTGTTTCCACTATTAAGAGTATTAGCGGATTGTTCTATAAACCAGTCATTAGGCGATGTTGTCCTTCCAAATTTTGTTCCACTTAAATATGGGTCAAAATTGACTGGAATTAGCCCATCTGCAAAGGTATAAACGGTGTCAGCAGTTGGGAATAATTCACTTTCAGCTATCTCGTCTCTGTCAGGAGATTCCGGTACTACCGGGCTGTTTAAAATCATATCAGTATTGCCGGATAAAGTAGTGGCTGAAACCGTTTGATTATCTGCTTTCTTATCCTGTGCAAAAGCAGAAGGGGAGGTGAAAGCACCAATGGTGAAGATCCCGAATAGTAGAAGGCCTTTTTTCATAATACAACGTGTTACTGCGCGGTTGATAAACGTAGAGTTAAATAATTTTTTTGAATCCATATTTCTCCTGAGCTTATTGAATTACCTCTGCCTGATCAAACTGCAGAATGTCTATGTCAAAGCCCTGGGAGGACTTCAGCACAGAAGTGTTATGTATGGATAAACTGGTATTTCCCTGGAAACTTCCGGTTGGAGCGAAAGTGATTTCACAAACGGCACCGCCTCCGGAGATAGAAGCACTGTTTCCGGCTATGCCTGCTTCTATAGTTATAAAATTCGAGTTGATCTCCGGCTGTACATACACAAGCGTATTACTGCCATCCGGATTTAAAAAGCTTCCGGTTTCCCCAAAAACCTGTACATCGGTAACGGTCAGGAGTGCATCATCGTAATTGAGTACCAATGAAAAAGCGGTCAGGTCATCACTTTCCTGAATTTCATCCAAATAAATTTCCGCGGTGTAGGTCCCGTCATTGTTACTGCTGATTTGATAAGGATTAAACAGGAAGCCGCGGCTTTGAATAGCGTTTACTGAGAATTGCCCGGTGAAGGTTTCGTTTTTAACACCACAGTTTCCATTGGGTATATATTCTGCAAATATTTCAAATGCATAATTTTCCCCGTTAAAAGTTTCGTTCAAGTTCGGTATTGTAACTGACTCAGACTCATTTATAGACTGCCAGTTTGCATTGGCAATGCTTTCACCTGGAGCGGCATACCTGAATTCGTAATTGTAATCAAAATTTAAGGTAGTACCCTCTGAGCTTACCACGTCCCATTCAAGGGTAAGTTCCCGCTGATTTACTTCAAAGGGTGAGTCAAAAGAATAGCTCGAATTTGTAAAACGTAAGTTTGGCAGAACAAAATTTTCGTTACAAGGATCATTTTTGTTTACTGCTCCATCGTCTTCGTCATTAGGTAGTTCGCTAAATTGATCTAAGATGTTATCGCAGGAAATCATTGCTCCCGTTATCAGAAGTAAAAGTAGGAGTGAAGACAGCTTATTGAAAATATTCATTGTTCGGTTTTTCATAATCTTAAAAATTTACTCTCATGCTGAGGCCGTTATTCCGGGCATTAAATTCAATCTTCGCGTTCTCGAGTTTCTTTTTATTGGATTTTTGTAGCATTAAATCAACGATCTCAACTCCCTTAATCGCTAAATAAACTGATAAACCAATAGAAGCCTGCTTTAAAGCATCATCGGCATCCTGATAATGTCCTCGGTAATTTGACCTGAGCTCTTCGAATCTATTCGATCCTGCTGATTCTTTTTTGTAGAGGTCTAACGCTGTTTGGTACTTATTGTACGAATTATTGTAATCCACATACGACTTAATACTATAGGCCAAGGCACCACCTCCTGCCAGAAAATACAGCCATCCTCTTCCGCCTTTGCCCAAGTAGCCATGCCCGACCCCGGGGAAAACAGCACCTGGTATTACCGATCTAAGCACGGCCTTGCCTTTACTTCGGGGCTGGAACTCATCTACAAAAGTGATCTCCTGGCTTAATGAGTTAACCTGAACCTCTTTTGTTACATCGTCAAAGCCATCTTTTTCGATGGTAACTTCATACGTTCCATAGGTCAATGATGGTAGAGTAAAAGGCATTGTACTATATTCCCTGCTGAATCCGGGTCCTTTTAATGTAATTTCAGCTTCTTCAAATATTCCATCTACTGTAAGAGCGCCTTTACCATCAATCTGAGCAAGATCCATACTGATGATTTGGTCATAATCACGGATAATTTCAATTTGGCGAGTCTTTGTCTCAAAATTATTTAAACTGGCCCTTATCTCATACATCCCCACTGGCAAACCTTCTTTTGAAAAATTACCTTGCCAAGATTCAATTTCTTGCCCGTTTTTTAATAATGATACATTCGCATTTTCCTGATCAATTGAAAAGAAAAGATTGCCGGTAATTTGAGTTAAATTAATTTCTCTGCTAAGAGAATCACCAAGCTCGATTGTTATATTTTCTTGCTGTCTGTCGTATCCCGGTGCTCTTGCTTCTAATGAGTAAACCCCTGGTCTAAGCTTAATTTGGTCATAGTCACTTATTATTTCATTATCAATAAGTAGAACGGCATTTTCTGGTGATAAGCTTACAGACAAATAACCGACAAATTCCTGTAGGTTATAATTAAACTCAGTGTTTTCACCAGTAAAATCAATTTCATCAACAACTCTTGAATAACCGTCAAGAGTTAATTCTATTTTATATTCTCCAGGGTATTCTCTAATAGTTAGAGGTGTAGTTCCTCTACTCCCAGGCTCGTCATTAAGTGTAACAGATGCTCCAGCGGGTTCAGAGGTAATAGTGACAGGAATTGGGTTAATTCGTTGCAGATTATATGATGGGTTGTTTGTAGTTTCTGCTGAAACAGTGATAGTATCATTTACAAACGCGTACTGAGGTTTTCGTACCTGTATATAGTGAACACCCGTAGTTAAGGAAGTATCAAAAACAGTGGTATTTAAAAGTCTAGGAGTACCATCTATTATTAACGTGCTATTTTCTGGATTCACCCTGAATTGTACGGGAGCAATACTGGCGTCTTTGTCACCCGTAATGATTAATTCCCAAACCTTACCCTCATCCAGATCAATTCCTACATCATTTAGAACGATATCTAACTGGATGTAGCCATTTTTATAAACTGTAACCATTCTTTCATTGGCAGATAGATATAGTAGAGTAGACCCCGGATCCTGGACGGTTTTTATAATTCCATTTCTAGCCTCAAAAACCAAGCCCGTTAAATCGGATTTCACTCTAATACCGGCTGCTAAGTTTCCGTTTATGTCTCTATTATCATCCCTGTCTTGAATCAATTCACCGGAAGAAATGGATACTGATCCCTCAACTACTCTCATCTCTGAAGGCCCATCGTTTTGATCTTGAGCTTTAAGATTTGTAATAGAAGAAAAACCAAATACAAATATACCTAATATGTACAAAGTAGAACGAATATTAATTTTATACACTTTATTCAATTATTTATGATTAACCCTACAAAGCCATTAATGGATTTGATCAGAATAAAAAAAAATTAAGATTTAATGACTACATAAATATGCAGTAAACTATTATATACCTTTCCCATAAAAATCTAAGAAAGTGAAAAAAGTAGTGTGAAAATCCCCAAATTTTCACCCACTATTTACCCCAACTTTAATGATAATCTATCAGTCATCTCTAAATCATACAAGAGAGATAATAGTTTATCATGAATTTACTTTAAAATTCCCCAATTCAACCAAAGCCTCGTCAGACCACTCTTTGGGTTGCCAAGCTCTTACATAAATTTTTGGTTTATCACTATTGAAGTCTATTAAGAGAAATAAATATCCTTCATCAGAGTAATTGGTCGATTGATAGCTTTGCCTCATGCTAATACCATAAATGCCTTCCTGATTATTTTTTCTAAGGATATTGAACGTCGAAAAACCTAAGTGAATGTCAGGCTTTGATGCAAAGAGAAGGGTCTGTCGTTCCAAGAACTCTTTCTTTGTCTCCCGAAGATACTCCACATCCGGTTGGCGTTCCTGATTCTGTTCATAAGCAAACTTATCGCCAGAGCTACTATTATCAACTTTAAGGACTCTTCCAGTTATAATTACAGCTTGTTCTGCAAACATAGTCCCAAGTTGTTCTACATTTCTTGTTAAATAGGCAGTCCTGTATTTTTCTACAAACTTGATCATTACCTGTCGTTTATCCCAGTCATTTCCATATCCAGATTGGCGGCGAAATTCATCATACATTCCATCCATTACACCAAAATTTACATCTTTTACTGAACCTGTGGAATCTAAATCAGGAACTAAATACTCTTTTGTTTGGAGATTGATTGAGGGATAACGAGCAGTGGTTGTTAATTGACGAAACTCCCATCCATTACGAGTTTTATTAATCTCAGACTTCGAAGTATTATTAGATACACTAAGATTATTGAAATCTTCAATATCTGTCAGCTTTTTGTTCAAGAATTCATCTTCTTGCCATTCTGGGTTTTCAACCCCAGAATTGAAGTATTCCTGTAACGATGTAAGGTGAGATGGTACTAACTCTTTGAGTTGTTCTTCACTCACTGCAATTTCCTTCTCATCAAGATCAGATGAATCGCCAGATTCCCCCATAAAAGTGTTAAGTGTAAAGGTCTCATTCATTGCTGCAAAAGACACCTTTTCTTTAAGCTCTTCTTTTTTGCTTTCTGAAATTGGTTGGTCTAATCTGACTCTTTTTGTGTATTTGAAAGGGGGGCGTTGTACTAAATTCCAAAGGTCACTTACTTCTTTTATTTCCCCTCTGTTTTCGTAATAGTCATACTTTACATTTATTTGTATCTCTCTAAGCATCGTACTAGAGCCATACAGGTTAATAGTTGCAGTTCCATCAATCGATTTAGCAGATACTGAATTATTACCATCCCAAAAACTAAAATCCAGAGTTTTTGCTTTTTCACCATCAACGAGAACAGCTAAAGTAATCTCTCGATTCTTATCAGTAAGCATTTCATCAGAAAGAACTTCAAATGATGCAGATTGCATTATTGAAGGAATCCTGAACCCGGGTTCTACATACAAGTTATCACCATTATGCATCAGGGTAGATTCCGGGATGGAATTCAACAGTATGATGCTGAAGTAATAGTATTTAAGGGCATTGGCAAAGTTGCCTTCTTCTTCAAATTCCTCGGCTTTATCAAAAATATCCTTTACCAGCTGTTTCCGGTTTTCAAAAATCTCATTTACCGATGATTTTTGAATGTACCTGAACACGTAAATTCCACAATCACGGGGTTCCTTAAAGGTTTTAAGGTTTTTTAGCTGAGCCGATGAATAGGTTTTAACGATTCCTTCAACTTCCTGCTTATACTCACCCTGATTGTCGGTGATGCTTTCGGATACTTTATTAGTGAAAGATGACTCAATATTTACGGCAATTTTGGACAGCAGCTGATCGATAGCAGCAGACTCGCTTTCACTCTGATTTTGTGAACAGAATTCACCCCAGTAATGGTCATCACCGGCTTTAATGGCTTCGATGTCCGGAGTTTGGGCAAATGCGTTCGATGAAATAAAAACAGCGAAAAGCAGCGGTAGAATCAGTTGACTGATGGAATTTTTCTTTGAATAGTACATTGTGGTTATTGTAAGCTTACAATTTCTGGTTTTTCGTTTTTGTATTGAGTCATGGTCATTCCAACAGATGCGTTTATATAGGTCGGATCTGCAACGATATACTTTTTCCCTGAATGATAATGGCTGTCGCCTTCCACATTATTGCCGGTGAAGGAAACGGCGGTAGCAAGATGCTTACTGTATCTCAGTCCAACTACTTCTAATCCCACCAATTCCTGAACCAGGTTGGCAAAAAGGATAGAGCGGTCATCACAATCAGAATAAGGATAGAAAAGGGTTTCTTCGGGAATCATGTATTTCTCACGATCAAACTGGTCCTGGTCCGTTTTGTAGTCAAAGGCAGTTTGCACAAAACGGAGGAGGAAGTTCACCGCCTCTTCTTCGCTCATATCTGCGATGGCAGGGGCAAGTTTTTCATAAATCGATTTCTTGGACGATTCAGAAAGGGAAGCCGTAAAGAATACAGGGAGCTCGGTTAGCGGAAAATATTCGAAATAGGTAATCAAATTCTTGTCGATGGAAACCGGGATACTGTAGTCTTTTTCATTAAAGGAAAATTCGAGAGTTCGGGACTCAACATTCTTTGTATCGCCCAAATTCGGAAATTCTTTAATGGTAAGGTCCAGTTTTTTGCTCTGGCTTTGGTGTGAACCGGTGTAAGTGAAGATAGAGCTTGGAGTCTGCTTGTCTTCATTCAGGTCAATTACATAGTACTGTTCGCCATCCAGCGTGTAGTACTTGGTGTTAAATACATTGTATTCTACAGCAAATAGGATGTAAACATCATTTTGGTCGTACCCGATGCGCACTTTATATCCTGCCCGGGTTAGCAAAAACCAATTGTAAAGGTTGACCAGCTTCTTGTCGTAGCCTTCATAAACCGTATTGGCAAAGTCGTTGATCAGCAGCACGTAGCCCCAATCGTTCAGCTTTAATTCCTCACGTACTTTATTGGAGTAGGATATAATCGGATCGTGGTTTATCCGGCTCACTTTATCCCAAAACTCAGCAATACGTTTGTTATCGGTTTTTCTCATGGAAAATTCGCGGGGAGAATACAGAGCTCTGAGTTGAGTCGGGTATTCAAAAGGAATGGTAGAGGAGAAGTAATTGATGTTGGTGGAACGTGTCTCAATATCCCCAAACATCGACTCTTTGGGTGGTATTTCTATTTTAATAGGCTCAGGCTCGGGAGCGTCAGGTATATCAATATTAATACGTTCGCGAACCGGGGTATCGTCCTTGGGAGCGGTATTCTCAACGGTCGGTTTAGGCGGAGCCTTTGGGATGGTGATAGGCTTTCTTTCTTTGTAGAAATCAGACCCCTGGTTGATACCTACTTCTTCCCAGGTTTTTTCCAACATCTCAATAAACTCTTTATCGAATTTATCCTGATACTCTTTGAATTCAGCTTCTTGCTGTTTCTTCCATTTTTCGTACTCGGTATCCTGAGCAGAAACCATGGCCGGAATCAGTGAAAGGGATAAGAATAAAATCAGAAAAGCGGGAAAATATTTTTTCCCTGTATTATTGCAATCGAAAAACCCCATCTTTAAACCTCAACGTTACTTTTAGTAGTATATACGACAAAAATTGAACAAAATAGTGTGATAGTCAAATTAAAAAGATTTGTGTTGGTTGATATTTCATTTTATTATTCCCGAAACCAAATAATACCACAAAGGGGTAATTGATATGAAAATGAAATCTATTCTTTTAACATTATTCGCATTTACATTCATGGTTTCTTGCGGGGGCGAAAAAGCCGTAACCAGCCAGAGCTCAATGCCTAACTGGATCATGGTGCCACCTAACGATACTGAAGAATACTTCTATGCACC
This genomic window contains:
- a CDS encoding PEGA domain-containing protein, which produces MYKINIRSTLYILGIFVFGFSSITNLKAQDQNDGPSEMRVVEGSVSISSGELIQDRDDNRDINGNLAAGIRVKSDLTGLVFEARNGIIKTVQDPGSTLLYLSANERMVTVYKNGYIQLDIVLNDVGIDLDEGKVWELIITGDKDASIAPVQFRVNPENSTLIIDGTPRLLNTTVFDTSLTTGVHYIQVRKPQYAFVNDTITVSAETTNNPSYNLQRINPIPVTITSEPAGASVTLNDEPGSRGTTPLTIREYPGEYKIELTLDGYSRVVDEIDFTGENTEFNYNLQEFVGYLSVSLSPENAVLLIDNEIISDYDQIKLRPGVYSLEARAPGYDRQQENITIELGDSLSREINLTQITGNLFFSIDQENANVSLLKNGQEIESWQGNFSKEGLPVGMYEIRASLNNFETKTRQIEIIRDYDQIISMDLAQIDGKGALTVDGIFEEAEITLKGPGFSREYSTMPFTLPSLTYGTYEVTIEKDGFDDVTKEVQVNSLSQEITFVDEFQPRSKGKAVLRSVIPGAVFPGVGHGYLGKGGRGWLYFLAGGGALAYSIKSYVDYNNSYNKYQTALDLYKKESAGSNRFEELRSNYRGHYQDADDALKQASIGLSVYLAIKGVEIVDLMLQKSNKKKLENAKIEFNARNNGLSMRVNF